The Thalassolituus oleivorans MIL-1 genome includes the window CGCCAAGGTGATGCTGGTTCTACGCGCTTCTTTTTGAGTCTTGAAGATAACCTAATGCGTATTTTTATGTCTGAGCGTATGCGCGGCATGATGCAAGCATTGGGGATGAAAGATGGTGAGTCGATTGAACATCGTATGGTTACAAATGCGGTAGAAAAAGCACAGCGCAAAGTAGAAGGCCGCAACTTCGATATTCGTAAGCAATTACTGGAATACGATGATGTCGCCAACGATCAGCGTCGTGTGGTTTATAACCAGCGTAATGATTTAATGGAAATGGGCGATATTTCTGAAATTATTAATAGCATTCGCGCTGATGTGGTTGCTGATGCCATTGATCAATTTATTACGCCGCAAAGTTTGGCTGAGCAGTGGGATATCGAAGGTTTAGAGCGCCACTTACGTTCTGAATTTGATGTGCAGTTGCCGGTGCAGCAGTGGTTAGATGACGATAAAAAACTTTACGAAGAAACGCTTCGTGAGCGAATTTCGACTGCCATTAGCGAAGCTTACGTTGAAAAAGAAGCCACGGTAGGTGCCACAGCTATGCGCTCGTTTGAGCGTCAGGTGATGTTGCAAGTATTGGATAATCTGTGGAAAGAGCACTTGGCAACCATGGATCACCTGCGTCAAGGCATCCACTTGCGTGGCTATGGTCAGAAAAATCCAAAGCAAGAGTACAAGCGTGAATCGTTTGGCTTGTTCCAAGAGCTATTGAAAAATATCAAGCACGATACTATTCGTATTCTTTCGCACGTTAAGGTGCGCAAAGAAGAAGAGGTCCGTGAGTTAGAAGAAAAACGTCGCGCTGAGGCGGCAGCACAGGCTGCTCGTGCGAGTTATCAACATGAAGCAGCAACGGCAATTGAAGGTGACGGCGGCGATGATGCCGACGAGCAACCAGCACAGCCGTACGTTCGTGATGAACAAAAAGTTGGGCGCAATGACGAGTGTCCTTGTGGCTCAGGCAAAAAATTCAAACATTGTCATGGCAAATTGTCATAAGGCGTAGCAAAAGAAAATGGCTGTAAACTTCACTGTATTTGAAGACTTTCGCCCAGTAAAAGGGGTTCGTTTAGGTATCGCACAGGCGGCTGTGCGTTATCAGAACCGCGACGACATGGTTATTTTAGAATTGGCTCCGGGTAGTAGTGTGGCGGGTGTATTCACCACTAACTCCTTTTGTGCAGCCCCCGTTCAGCTATGTCGTAAACATATGGCGGCAGCATCTGCGCGTTATATGTTGATTAATACAGGCAATGCTAACGCTGGAACGGGTCCTTCAGGCTTCCGCAACGCAGAAGTTAGCTGCGATATGCTGGCAAAAGCGACTGGGGTTACGTCGCAAGAGATCTTACCGTTTTCTACCGGTGTGATTGGTGAGCCATTAAATATGGCGGCGTTTGAACGCGGTATTCCTGCGGCATTAGAAAATTTGGCAGAGGATAACTGGGCTCGTGCTGCTAAAGGCATCATGACCACAGATACATTGCCTAAAGGCTATAGCCGTGAAATTAGCATCGAAGGTAAAGCTGTAACCATTACGGGTATTTCCAAAGGTGCCGGCATGATTATGCCGAACATGGCCACCATGTTGGGTTATATCGCAACGGATGCTGGTGTAAGCCAAGATTTGTTGCAGCAATGGTGTAAAGAGTTTGCCGATTGTTCGTTTAACCGCATCACGATTGATGGCGACACTTCGACCAACGATTCCTGCATGCTAATTGCAACGGGCCAGAGTGGCCTAGTGATCGATGATGCGAATAGTGCTGCGGCGCTAGCGTTATACAATGCGTTGAAAGAAGCCTTCCAGATTTTGGCGCAAGCCATTGTTCGTGACGGTGAAGGTGCAACTAAGTTTGTGACCATCCAAGTTGACGAAGCGGCTAGTCAGAAAGAAGCATTGGATGTTGCTTATACCGTAGCGCATTCGCCTTTAGTTAAAACAGCCATGTTTGCTTCCGATGCTAACTGGGGCCGTATTTTGGCAGCTGTTGGTCGTTCTGGTGTGCAGAACTTTGATCTTGATCGTGTGCAGATTTATATCGAAGATGTGCAAATCGTTCAGGATGGCGGGCGTTGCGATAGTTATACGGAGGCTGCTGGTGCTGCTGTATTTAAACAGTCGGAGTTTACCGTTCGTATTATCTTAGGTCGCGGTGATGTGACAGAAGCTTTGTGGACAACGGACTTGTCGCACGAATACGTAACGATTAACGCCAACTACCGTTCGTAATGAAGCAAGTTCACGTAGCCGTTGCTGTTGTGGTGGTGAATGATCAAGATATTCTGATCGCTCGCCGCCCTGACGATAAACACCAAGGTGGCCGCTGGGAGTTTCCTGGTGGCAAAGTGGAAGCGGATGAATCCGTAGAAGCGGCCTTAGTGCGTGAACTCGACGAAGAAGTGGCACTACCGGTTGCACTTGGTGCCATTACTTCGCTGATGAAAATTCCATTCGAATACCCAGACAAGCGTGTGTTGCTTGATGTCTGCTGGGTTGAAGCCAATATGAATGATGCATTACTCGCGCATGGCGCTGAAGGCCAAGAAGTCCGTTGGGTTCATTATTCGCGCTTAAACGAGTTTACCTTTCCCGATGCCAATCAACCTATAGTGGTTGCTATTCAGCAGCGTTTAGACGCACTTAACTAACGGCATGCGTGGTGCCGTTAGGCCTGAATTACTTAAATACCGTTAGAAATGGTAGAATCGTTAACCCTATTACGGCTGCTAAGGCAATTAACGTGAGCAGGGCATTAGCGGGGTTGCGTCCAATTCGCTCACCTATGGTCTCGTGTGGCTCGGCTCTGATCTTTTCATAACGTATTTGCTGGTATGTATCGATAATCGCACGAGCAGCCTCATATTCGCTCTCATCGCGTATCCAGATGGCAGCAACCGACAATCCCCAGCGTCCAGCATGTGTTTCGTAGACAGATAAGTTAGCTTCCGCGAGCAAAGCGCGAACATCTTCAGCTTCGTCGTCAGTGACGCCGTTTAAACGAAAGAGCAATTTAGACATGTCAGATCAGTTTTAAGAAAGTAGCTGCTTAGTGTAGCGGGATAGGCAAAAAAAAACCGCAACGGAAGTTGTCCGTTGCGGCCGAATAGTGTGCATTCTCAAAATTGGATAAACCAATAGGTGGCATACTACTGTCTATTTAGTGTGTATGCAAGACACCTGTACATTTTTTGTCTAATACGAGTGGATAATCCCATAGGTGGCTTGCGCTAGATGATTTTTTTGGCGAGACTCAGCCTCGATTCCGCCTTAACAATTACAATAATGACAAAAACACTGCCCGATCAGGTCGCTGATCTTATTATTTCGCTTATTTTCATCCGTGATTTAAAACCAGGGGACAAATTACCTCCAGAAAGGAAATTTGCCGAGCAACTTGGGGTCGATCGCACGTCATTACGTATGGCGCTGCGAACGTTAGGCCGTATGAATATAATTCATAGTGTACAAGGCTCAGGTATCCGTATAGGGGATATCGAGCAAGATGCTGGCCTCGACTTCCTTGATAACTTATACCGTATTCCCGAATTAGAATTAGGCGGACGTTTGCTGATATCTGGTTTGGAAATGTTTAACCAAGCTGTACCTATGGGGATGCGCTTAGCCATGCTAAGGCGAATTAATGCTGGTTTTTCCGCAGAGAATGGACGTACAGCGAGCTTGGTGCAAGAGATGTATACCGCTGTAAACGCAGGCGTTGATAATAAAACTTTAGCTCGATTAGAAGTCGATGTAACTGATAGCTTAATGGCGGCGAGTGATAACTTGGTTCTAAAAGCATCATCGACCAGCTCTCGCCGAATTCGCTTATTACTAACAGAAAAATTATTTGAATTAATTGATGTGAAAGCGCATTTGAATCATCAGCTCAAGTTGCTACATACAGCAAGAGAAGACAATGTCGATGTCGAATTAATGATCAGTAACTATTTAGAATATATGGCGACGTTAACAAAACCTTTGCTGGAGCATTTGGCGACACTACCACCCGAGCCAAGGCTAATCTCTTCGCCATTAAAAAATGGTTTAAATATTACCAGTATGGCGCAGTTGCTATAATTATTTGAGGCGACGACGTTGCCACATCGCCACAATAGCAATGAAAAATGCTAGTCCTAACGTCGGCCAAATTCCCCATAGCATATAAGGCGTGTTGCCACTGCGGCGTTGAGCTACACCGGTTAAGATACCTTCAGCATTAACAGGTATACGTTCAACAAAATGACCACGCTCGTCAACCAATGCGGTTATACCTGTATTGGTTGAGCGTAAAATATAGCGTTGAGTTTCAAGGGCACGCATACGCACCAGCGCCATGTGCTGTTTTGGCCCTAATGAATCGCCAAACCAAGCATCATTACTAACGGTAACGAGTAAATCAGCTTCTTTCGCATTGTGTGCAACTAAATCGGCGTAAGCAATTTCATAGCAAATAAAAGGAGCAATAAGCGCTAATTCTTCGTTACCATCATCGCTAATAATTGGTACCAGTAGTGGTGGCTGATTGGCTTCACCTTCGAGAAAACTCGACATATCCAAATCAAAAAAGGGTATCCAGCCTCGAATTAATTTTTCCAGCGGTACGTATTCACCAAAAGGTACGAGTCGTTGCTTGTGATAAATACCACTACCTGCACCAAAGGCGGTAACGCTGTTGTGAAACTCACCGGCTAGTGTCGTACCTGATGGGTGACGATAAGGAATACCCGTAATAATGGTGCTGCCTTGGTCGCGTGCTTCATCGGCAAAGCGTTTCATGTGTGGGCGGTACTGATCTAGAAATAACGTAATTGCCGTTTCTGGCCATAAAATAAGATCAGTGCCGAGTAAGGGCTTACTCGCGTTTTGATATTTTTCGATAGTTGGAAAAATTTCCTCACGCCGCCATTTATCGTTTTGATTTACGTTGCCTTGCACGGCGGCGACCGTCATGGTGCCTTCTACCTTCGTCCATTCAATGCTTTGCAAGGCTAAGCCAATTGGCCATAACGAGAAAATTAATAAAAATAATGGCTTACGTTGGCGTAGCGCCTCAAGTGTCATAGTGACAGTTAACACCACGATAAATGAAATACCGTAACTGCCTATGATGGGAGCCCATCCCGATAGCCAAGTATCGACATGGCCTTCGCCGGCGAATAGCCACGGAAAGCCAGTAAAAAACCAACTGCGAAACCATTCATGCATTATCCAGAAGGCGGGCAGTGTCAGCCAAGCAAGTGTGTTTCCAGTTAAATACTGACGCAACGCAAACCAAGCGGCAGGTAATAAGCCTAAAAATGCGGCGAAGATACCCACCATGGGAACGGCCAGCCAAATAGGTGTGCCACCGAAGCTATGTATTGATACATAAATCCAAGACACACCCGTGGCAAATTGCCCGAAGCTGTAACACCAGCCTATAGCAAATGCCTGACGGGTCGTGCTAGCTGCCGGAAATGCGAGCGCCAAACCGGCAATACTTAATAGCTGGATTGGCCACCAAAATAGAGGCGCTAGCGCTAGTGGGAAAATCGCCCCAGAAACTAAGGCGATAATACAGGAAAGACGTAAACCGAAGATCGGCACTGGCTATTCGTCGCCCGCGGGCGTGACCTCAAGCAAATTAATCTGACGACTGGTGCCGTTAATAACACGAAACATCCACGCATCAATACGTATGGTTTCGTTGCACTCAGGTACGCGGCCAAAATGGTGCGCCACGATCCCGCCGATAGTGTCGAAGTCTTCATCAGGAAAGCGTGTTTTAAAATGTTCGTTAAAGTCACTTAACGGTGTAAGCGCTTTCACCACGGTAATGCCGGGTTCGACTTCTTTTATCAGGCTATCTTCTTCATCAAAGTCATGTTCATCTTCAATGTCGCCAACAATTTGTTCGAGTACATCTTCGATGGTTACTAAGCCCGCAACACCACCAAATTCATCGACTACAATAGCCATGTGGTTACGGGTTGCACGGAATTCACGCAGCAATACGTTAAGACGCTTACTTTCCGGTACAAACGTTGTTGGTCGTAGAACGTCTTTTAGACGGAAGTCTTCGCAATTATTCTTTAGCACTAAAGGCAACAGATCTTTGGCCAATAAAATGCCAACCACTTCGTCTTGGCCCTCACCCATAACCGGAAAGCGCGAGTGAGCGGATTCGATGATGCTAGGGAGGAAATTCTTGATTGATTCGCTGACGTTGATCGAAATCATTTGTGAGCGCGGGATCATAATGTCGCGTACCTGCATTTCGGATACCTGCAAAGCACCCTCGAGAATGTTCAGGGTCTCGCTATCGACAATGCTGCGCTCGGCGGCTTCACGAACTATATTTTTGATGTCTTGACGGTTTCTTGGATCGTCCGAGAATACATCGGTGATTCGCTCCAGCCAGCTTCTTGGCTGGCTGCTCGATCGGTCTTCGCTCATGTTGCCTCATTTAAGTAAGGATCGGGATATCCCAGGTTACCGAGTATTTGCCGTTCTAGGCCTTCCATTATCTCGGCTTCGTCGTCATTTATATGGTCGTAGCCGAGCAAATGCAAGCAGCCATGAACAACCATATGAGCCCAATGGGCTTCTAGTGTCTTATCTTGTTCTTTCGCTTCGCACTTAACGACTTCGGTGCAAATGATCAAATCGCCCAGAAGTTCGATAGGAACCTGTGGCGGAGCTTCAAATGGGAAAGATAGCACGTTGGTTGGCTTATCTTTACCGCGATATTCATGATTTAGTGTTTGGCTTTCTTCTTCGCTGACTAATCTGATCGTTAGCTCAGGGTTTTCAAAATCGCTGCGGTTGGCTATTGCCGCTTCTGCCCAGTGCTGAAATTGTTCATCGCTAGGAAACTCAGGGCTGTCGTCCAGATCATCCCCAAGTTGCACATCGAGCTGCAGCATCATTGCGCGTCACCGCTTGTTTGATTGTTCGCGATTGTATCGGCACCATCGGCTATTGCGTCGAAGCGGTCATAGGCGTCGACAATACGTTGTACCAGTGGATGACGGACAACGTCTTTATTGGCAAAACGCGTAACACCAATGCCTTGCACCCCATCAAGTACCTCGAGGCCATGTTTAAGGCCAGAGTATACGCCACGAGGTAAATCAACCTGAGTAACGTCACCGGTTATAACCGCCTTCGAACCAAAACCAATACGGGTTAAGAACATTTTCATTTGTTCTTTGGTGGTGTTTTGGCTTTCATCGAGAATAACGAATGAGTGGCTCAGTGTACGGCCACGCATATAAGCCAAAGGCGC containing:
- the argJ gene encoding bifunctional glutamate N-acetyltransferase/amino-acid acetyltransferase ArgJ, encoding MAVNFTVFEDFRPVKGVRLGIAQAAVRYQNRDDMVILELAPGSSVAGVFTTNSFCAAPVQLCRKHMAAASARYMLINTGNANAGTGPSGFRNAEVSCDMLAKATGVTSQEILPFSTGVIGEPLNMAAFERGIPAALENLAEDNWARAAKGIMTTDTLPKGYSREISIEGKAVTITGISKGAGMIMPNMATMLGYIATDAGVSQDLLQQWCKEFADCSFNRITIDGDTSTNDSCMLIATGQSGLVIDDANSAAALALYNALKEAFQILAQAIVRDGEGATKFVTIQVDEAASQKEALDVAYTVAHSPLVKTAMFASDANWGRILAAVGRSGVQNFDLDRVQIYIEDVQIVQDGGRCDSYTEAAGAAVFKQSEFTVRIILGRGDVTEALWTTDLSHEYVTINANYRS
- the mutT gene encoding 8-oxo-dGTP diphosphatase MutT codes for the protein MKQVHVAVAVVVVNDQDILIARRPDDKHQGGRWEFPGGKVEADESVEAALVRELDEEVALPVALGAITSLMKIPFEYPDKRVLLDVCWVEANMNDALLAHGAEGQEVRWVHYSRLNEFTFPDANQPIVVAIQQRLDALN
- a CDS encoding DUF6164 family protein, with product MSKLLFRLNGVTDDEAEDVRALLAEANLSVYETHAGRWGLSVAAIWIRDESEYEAARAIIDTYQQIRYEKIRAEPHETIGERIGRNPANALLTLIALAAVIGLTILPFLTVFK
- a CDS encoding FadR/GntR family transcriptional regulator, with product MTKTLPDQVADLIISLIFIRDLKPGDKLPPERKFAEQLGVDRTSLRMALRTLGRMNIIHSVQGSGIRIGDIEQDAGLDFLDNLYRIPELELGGRLLISGLEMFNQAVPMGMRLAMLRRINAGFSAENGRTASLVQEMYTAVNAGVDNKTLARLEVDVTDSLMAASDNLVLKASSTSSRRIRLLLTEKLFELIDVKAHLNHQLKLLHTAREDNVDVELMISNYLEYMATLTKPLLEHLATLPPEPRLISSPLKNGLNITSMAQLL
- the lnt gene encoding apolipoprotein N-acyltransferase, with product MPIFGLRLSCIIALVSGAIFPLALAPLFWWPIQLLSIAGLALAFPAASTTRQAFAIGWCYSFGQFATGVSWIYVSIHSFGGTPIWLAVPMVGIFAAFLGLLPAAWFALRQYLTGNTLAWLTLPAFWIMHEWFRSWFFTGFPWLFAGEGHVDTWLSGWAPIIGSYGISFIVVLTVTMTLEALRQRKPLFLLIFSLWPIGLALQSIEWTKVEGTMTVAAVQGNVNQNDKWRREEIFPTIEKYQNASKPLLGTDLILWPETAITLFLDQYRPHMKRFADEARDQGSTIITGIPYRHPSGTTLAGEFHNSVTAFGAGSGIYHKQRLVPFGEYVPLEKLIRGWIPFFDLDMSSFLEGEANQPPLLVPIISDDGNEELALIAPFICYEIAYADLVAHNAKEADLLVTVSNDAWFGDSLGPKQHMALVRMRALETQRYILRSTNTGITALVDERGHFVERIPVNAEGILTGVAQRRSGNTPYMLWGIWPTLGLAFFIAIVAMWQRRRLK
- a CDS encoding HlyC/CorC family transporter, whose protein sequence is MSEDRSSSQPRSWLERITDVFSDDPRNRQDIKNIVREAAERSIVDSETLNILEGALQVSEMQVRDIMIPRSQMISINVSESIKNFLPSIIESAHSRFPVMGEGQDEVVGILLAKDLLPLVLKNNCEDFRLKDVLRPTTFVPESKRLNVLLREFRATRNHMAIVVDEFGGVAGLVTIEDVLEQIVGDIEDEHDFDEEDSLIKEVEPGITVVKALTPLSDFNEHFKTRFPDEDFDTIGGIVAHHFGRVPECNETIRIDAWMFRVINGTSRQINLLEVTPAGDE
- the ybeY gene encoding rRNA maturation RNase YbeY, with the translated sequence MMLQLDVQLGDDLDDSPEFPSDEQFQHWAEAAIANRSDFENPELTIRLVSEEESQTLNHEYRGKDKPTNVLSFPFEAPPQVPIELLGDLIICTEVVKCEAKEQDKTLEAHWAHMVVHGCLHLLGYDHINDDEAEIMEGLERQILGNLGYPDPYLNEAT